The Tripterygium wilfordii isolate XIE 37 chromosome 21, ASM1340144v1, whole genome shotgun sequence genome segment agaatgagtgattctcacaTTCGGCTAGCCTCATTCCCCTCTTcaaaatgccaaccaaatgACCCGTAAATGTAAGGGATTGATCCAATTGGAAGCAGTGAAGATTGAATATCAAAAGTATCAACCTCGGCCTCGTCGTTTTGGGTTGAGGCCTGTAATTAGTAGGGCACCTGAACAAGAAATTTTTGTAGGTCAAGAAAGGAAACAAAGGTGCATAAGTTGGTTAAAACAGAGGGGAATGCTAAGTGATGCCCAAAATCAAAACGGAGGGTGATGTGCGTGCATGTTGTGTAGCCTGAGGGCGATGAGAGAAATGAAGGAACtagttaggttttttttttttttttggactgcTTTTGGGTTGATTTGGAATGGGCAGCTAGATTAATGAATTGggtgtaaatatttttttttttaaaattgtggtaTGATTGGCCGATCTAGTGCCCAAAGCCCTAGTTTGGACTGCTTTAGACACGGGCTGATCATTGTGAGTTGATGtattttctcttctatatcAATTATGAAATATCGATTTAATTCCAATAATAACTTCTCGAAAATGATATATGAGCCAGTGGCAAATTACATATAAAGATAATCAATCATCTTAAGTGAGAGAggtatttcttaaaattgttagTTAAAATTCTCAAATGCTAATTCTTGAAATTGTTGGTTTGAGTAGCATTTGCCAAACGCTACATAattgtagcatatatgttaTATTCAAATGAATATTTGGTTGAACAAACAGTATGTTATATTCAAATTGTTTACCAAATAGTATTGTGTTTGTAATTTCAATATTGTTGATtataatagcaagttagaaacttagaataattaattttgatgtaTTGACTAAAGACTTACTTGGTTTAGTGCAAAATATGCTGAAAAACCTCTTAGAAGGGTAAGTATGCTAGCTTGTTAATTAAGGTGGTGGTTATACCACATTCCAACCTTTCATAATCTTGGAGAAAAAGTAAAACATATCATATATTAATGCTACATTATTTAAATGTCTTGTTGGAATACATTGAGTGCATATATCGTACAATAAAAATATTCTAATGATGAACAATACTTGTAAATATAATTTGAACTTGAAAATTCAAATTGTACATGGTTTAGTGTCAAGGTCATTGTGTATTTTCTCACATAGTGCATCAACTTGTATTCTGAGTACCTTATTCTCATGCTCCAAATTCCCAATGTCTTGCACAAGTTGAGCTTTGTTCATCAACCAATCATCCCAATTAGTTTGTCTTAATATCATGATCTCATTCTGAAGCTTTTTGATCTCAAGCTGGTGATTCTCATTGTTTGACACATCATCCTGTCAAAAGAATTAAACAATCATCAGCATAGATTCATAAGCACCAAACTCGTAAATCACAAcattaacttcttctttttttggtaacggAGAATTCCCCAAATCAACATACCCATTGGATAGTTGGGTCAGTTTTAAACTCGAAGTCTCGAACTGCCAACGCAGCCCGCTCCGCTAATTAGGACCGAGCCGAGGCCCATTCGAGAAGAATGAACCCGGAATCCACAAAGAGTTACACAACTCAACTTCGTCATCCCAACCAAAGTCTAAATTACAGCATTAACACTAACAATGACTAACCCAACTTCACAAGACACGGACTTGTAAGTCACATCCACGCTGAAAATATGGCCAACATTGCAATcacaaatatgtatatatatggtgttaTTGAGAGAGGGAGAAGGATTGTACTTCGAATTTCTTTAAGAATGAATCAACGAAAACTTGTTGGTTGGTCATGTTAGTCTTCAACTTGCGAATTTCCATCTTCAGGTCCTTTGTCTCGATTTCTGCCGATTGCAAACTATTGTTTATAGATTCTTTTTCCATCATCAAATTCATATTCTCATTATGCAAATTTGTATTTTCTCCACCAAGCTGATCCAACTGCCATTCCATGTTCTTTTTGCTTTCCTACacccataaataaataaaaaatcgaTGATGAGGAAAAATCAATAGGCATGAAGCATTGGCGATatcagaaaaagaaatcaacatTTACCTTGCATTTCTCTCGATATCGTTTGtcgatttctttctttctttcattggaTGTTAGAGTTTTTCCAGGGTTCCTGGAAAGATGTGGAACAGATGGACTCTTACCCCCGCGCCTGCGGACTGAATGACTCGTCCCAGCTTCAGTTGGTGCTAATCCTTGTAGTGGTTGGTGATTCAACTGGTTTTGTGAAGTTTGATAACTTTGATTTAGCTCTGTAGAGTATCCTTCGTAAGATAGATACTAATTGGCTTGTAACAATATGGAAAATTTATATAACATAAAAACATTAATTCCTGACAATAATTGTCTAAATTacggcatatatatatgtttatatatatgtacacgcGAGAATTCTCCTATAAGGAGATGTCTCATCTCAATCGTTGGATCTGACCAATGATTAAGATTAAATTTGATaagataataaaaagaaaattagaacacaaagttttgacccatttgagtCGTACACGGGATGTCGGATTCCGATGATTATTTTGGCCGGAAATTAGTTGGGGAAGGTCGGTCTCATCAATACTAGTTAAATGGTATCATCGGTGGTCGGTGGTCGGAGGGAGATGTCCTAATTGGCCGAATCGATGAAGGGAAGAGGCGGCGGTGCCGTGACTTCAATCTCAATTCCCCGCGAATTTCCGGCGTGATTTATTCTTTGGCTGGTCGGTAAAGATAGGAGTTCGGCCCTCCGAAATGGTGGTTATATATATCTAAAAATATAGTATATTACCTTGATTTGGCCAAGTGAAATCCTTTTGCGATTCTGCAAGATCCAATCCGGTATTATCTGCAAGATTCATAAGGTCTAATTAGATCAAAACCATATATTACATATTCTGGTTTTGTAAGGACACCCATTTCAGGATCAAACACTAAGATCCAAATATTAATTAAGTCAACCTCTGCATCTACAACCTACAAAACCCAGATCTTACATATTTGGAAACCATAACTCGAAAattcttacctttttttttccgtTTTACGGTTAATTTGAACTACCAGAAGTAGCATTAACTACTAACCGAATAAACTGCTTCTAACACAGACAGTAACAAAACACTTACTCGGATTAAAGATTAAAGCATCATGAGTAATAGAGAAACCATCCCACTCATTGTACTTTACCCCTTCAGCTTCTCTGTAGAGATCTGATGATGAACAAGGGTACGTCATTAATTAACTGCAAAAGAAACTAATTAAGATGGGGTTAAATGTGAAATTGAAGATCtcaattagaaaagaaaaaacagagcgagcttacacacatatatatggagagagagagagagagagagagagagagagattaataAGATATATATTTCGCACGCTGTCGCGCGAATACTTGCGATTCCATTGATGATGGATAGCGGGGGGTCGGTCGGCTGCTCCACCACTTATGACTTATCTATctcagtttagcttttggagtcAACGGTTAAAACTTATAGTCAATAAACTATATTAGGGCCTTATGTGGTGCGCCTGCATGTACTGCTctgtatttccttttttttcttcattaactTTTTAGTGTGTGTACTTAGTTATAGAAATGGTTTATTACAACATTAGTCTTGTCCAAAGATGCTGTAAATTCACAAGTAAGTGTTGTTGGGtgaataaaaatcaatatttgatcccacctctattacataaaaagtcaagtcaaacatgtctctcaatacaaccatatcaacaaaacacaaattcatatACATTATTCGTTTCCACCCAATATAGAAACCAATAATATTTCATGTCTCTATgttgtccacaacaaaactacaccaaattAACATctcacaatacaaccacatgAGCAAAACACGTATCCTAATACAGtcatatcaataaaacacaaaatctcatatatttttGTTGTCCCAACAACACTTGCACTATTACAAGTACTCTAATAGTTTAATATTTTGGCTGCATATGAGTTCTAAACATGTATGCTAGTTTGTATGCACACATGGATACGCAGGCATGTACGAAGGTGCACATGAATACTCTTCCATTAACTAGGTGTTCTCCCTAAATAAGTGGTATCGAAACTAGAGGTGGATGTAGCTTGTTGGTACTGGGAGCATGGACCCCAATGAAATTGTGTAAAATATGTAATGGTATTGGTAATTGGTTAAGGACAAAATGTGTCACACCCCCAGTGTTATATTTTAAAGCACCCAGTGCC includes the following:
- the LOC119987645 gene encoding uncharacterized protein LOC119987645 yields the protein MTYPCSSSDLYREAEGVKYNEWDGFSITHDALIFNPNNTGLDLAESQKDFTWPNQELNQSYQTSQNQLNHQPLQGLAPTEAGTSHSVRRRGGKSPSVPHLSRNPGKTLTSNERKKEIDKRYREKCKESKKNMEWQLDQLGGENTNLHNENMNLMMEKESINNSLQSAEIETKDLKMEIRKLKTNMTNQQVFVDSFLKKFEDDVSNNENHQLEIKKLQNEIMILRQTNWDDWLMNKAQLVQDIGNLEHENKVLRIQVDALCEKIHNDLDTKPCTI